A genomic region of Anopheles aquasalis chromosome Y, idAnoAquaMG_Q_19, whole genome shotgun sequence contains the following coding sequences:
- the LOC126579842 gene encoding patj homolog: MVLSTEWAQVEIIDLVNDGNGLGFMLVGGRSTGVVIKALIPGSVAERDGRLQSGDHVLQIGDVNLRGFSSEQVATVLRQSGPQVRLIVARPVEPTSPDYQALASHAPIIPTKLLTDPDELDRTLLQTAGYTSGAFLQPAIAVVEPSQPPPPPPPPPPLPPPTAGRQRALCQTHIEVVAVNNQANSNNNNNNNNSNGVTLLTGYDTLDSIETVSPDQLASREHAADRTETEQYHHEHHEHQHHEHQPPETPETETYEVELRKNVYGLGITVAGYVCEEEDLSGIFVKSIIEGSAAEMSGRIAINDRIVAVDGRSLAGVSNHQAVEILRNTDIAVRLMLERFLRGRKYEHLQVALIDPVTPHSNGTAGGHQPVLVTVGDGAKLQRTGATNASITASQSQQQLMLAHCLASQCPSQCQSQRCSIVQSPSVTTLSICPARSDADSLVTECDGGIEPELESGTTFDSNVFTLGDAGAGEQSDDVNGNGSGHRDPEPVPASTGGDQHSCDTAGTAPEQEQEQEPRADTVTERWSREVPEHSQIVVADIRKLAGLGISLEGTVEVEAGVEVRPHHYIRSILEDGPVGRDGSLKPGDELLQVNEHRLQGLRHIEVVKILKELPVQVRVICARGTSPPTVINTSRNAEAFEARSLLAGGLQSLQCLQQGILTKAQSESSLYTSSTATLTDQQRSKSVEQVSGLALWTNEVLYCEIEKTERGFGFSILDYQDPLDTDGTVIVVRGLIPGGSAEATNFIFPGDRLVSVNGRSLQGASLDQAVSTLKAIPLGTARIGLCRPLSTSDNNLSSSPDTPTT; the protein is encoded by the coding sequence ATGGTGCTGAGCACGGAATGGGCCCAGGTAGAGATCATCGACCTGGTCAACGACGGTAACGGGCTCGGTTTCATGCTGGTCGGTGGCCGGAGCACCGGTGTCGTGATCAAGGCACTGATACCGGGCTCGGTCGCCGAGCGGGACGGGCGGCTCCAGAGCGGCGACCATGTGCTGCAGATCGGTGACGTCAACCTGCGGGGCTTCAGCTCGGAACAGGTGGCGACCGTACTGCGGCAGTCCGGCCCGCAGGTACGGCTGATTGTGGCGCGCCCCGTCGAGCCGACCTCGCCCGACTATCAGGCCCTCGCCAGCCATGCGCCCATCATACCGACCAAGCTGCTAACCGACCCGGACGAACTCGACCGGACGCTCCTCCAGACGGCCGGCTACACGTCCGGTGCGTTCCTGCAGccggccatcgccgtcgtcgagccatcgcagccgccgccgccgccgccgccgccgccgccgctgccaccgccgacAGCTGGACGGCAGAGGGCCCTCTGCCAGACGCACATCGAGGTGGTGGCCGTCAACAACCaggcaaacagcaacaacaacaacaacaacaacaacagtaacggTGTTACGCTGCTCACCGGATACGACACTCTGGACAGCATCGAAACAGTGAGCCCGGaccagctggccagccggGAACACGCTGCCGATcgcacggaaacggaacagtaCCATcacgagcaccacgagcaccagcaccacgagcaccagccaccggaaacaccggaaacggaaacgtaCGAGGTGGAACTGCGGAAGAACGTGTACGGGCTCGGCATCACGGTGGCCGGGTACGTGTGCGAAGAGGAGGACCTGTCCGGGATCTTCGTCAAGAGCATCATCGAGGGCAGTGCGGCCGAGATGAGTGGCCGGATAGCGATCAACGATCGGATCGTGGCAGTCGATGGCCGCTCGCTGGCCGGCGTCTCCAACCACCAGGCCGTGGAGATCCTGCGCAACACCGACATCGCCGTCCGGTTGATGCTGGAGCGGTTCCTGCGCGGTCGCAAGTACGAACATCTGCAGGTGGCCCTCATCGATCCGGTTACGCCGCACAGTAACGGCACCGCCGGCGGTCAccaaccggtgctggtgacggTGGGAGACGGGGCGAAGCTACAGCGGACCGGTGCGACGAACGCCAGCATCACTGCGTCccagtcacagcagcagctcatgcTGGCGCACTGCCTTGCTTCCCAGTGCCCGTCGCAGTGTCAGTCGCAGCGTTGCTCCATCGTCCAATCGCCCTCCGTTACGACGCTCTCGATCTGTCCGGCCCGTTCCGATGCCGACTCGCTGGTGACGGAGTGTGACGGTGGGATCGAGCCGGAACTCGAATCCGGTACCACGTTCGACTCGAACGTGTTTACGCTCGGTGACGCGGGGGCGGGCGAACAGTCGGACGATGTGAATGGTAATGGGAGTGGGCACCGTGACCCGGAACCGGTGCCTGCATCGACCGGCGGGGACCAGCACAGCTGTGATACGGCCGGGACGGCcccggagcaggagcaggagcaggaaccgCGGGCCGACACCGTGACGGAGCGCTGGTCCCGGGAGGTACCGGAACACAGCCAGATCGTGGTGGCCGACATCCGCAAGCTGGCCGGTCTCGGCATCAGCCTGGAGGGtacggtggaggtggaggcggGAGTGGAGGTACGGCCGCACCACTACATCCGCTCGATCCTCGAGGATGGACCGGTCGGGCGCGATGGTTCACTGAAACCGGGCGACGAGCTACTCCAGGTGAACGAACACCGGCTGCAAGGTTTACGGCACATCGAGGTAGTGAAGATCCTCAAGGAGTTACCGGTGCAGGTGCGGGTGATCTGTGCCCGGGGCACGTCACCCCCCACCGTCATCAACACGTCCCGCAATGCCGAAGCGTTCGAGGCGCGCAGCCTGCTGGCAGGGGGCCTGCAGAGCCTCCAGTGCCTCCAGCAGGGTATCCTCACGAAAGCCCAGTCCGAAAGTTCACTCTACACGtccagcaccgccaccctcACCGACCAGCAGCGGTCGAAATCGGTCGAACAGGTGTCCGGGCTGGCGCTCTGGACGAACGAGGTGCTGTACTGCGAGATCGAGAAGACGGAGCGTGGCTTCGGGTTTTCCATCCTCGACTACCAGGATCCGCTCGATACGGACGGTACGGTGATTGTGGTGCGCGGTCTCATCCCGGGCGGTTCGGCCGAAGCGACCAACTTTATTTTCCCCGGCGATCGGCTCGTCTCGGTGAACGGGCGGAGTTTGCAGGGTGCATCGCTCGATCAGGCGGTCAGTACGCTCAAGGCGATACCGCTCGGGACGGCCCGGATCGGGCTGTGCCGGCCACTCTCCACCTCCGATAACAATCTTTCTTCCTCGCCCGACACACCCACCACCTAG
- the LOC126579733 gene encoding retinol dehydrogenase 12 — protein MALMDEIKGALAEADPFASWWPFVVAAIVFVVGTVRAYMGGQQCPNGNAIPGRVVVVTGASGGIGSEVCRELARRNAHLVLACRNPAEAEQQQQQTQLAELRRLGASGAELLALDLASLDSVRQFARHLLAKHRAIDALVNCAGVIFHPPGTTVDGFEPHLQCNFLAHLLLTQLLLPGLARDARHGPGRIVNVVAHGYTAGRVVAHDDPLNQRHPVAGRDAFAHSKLAIVLASRALAGRLPPATTTINCCTPGLVRGTGHLRHSPIMRALFARTLTYPWMWLFMKSPVQGAQTIVRLVTDPALNGHTGGLYNDCEPVELSELAKDEQLAERVYRAALEAVGLSEGGEKEEQKPTSSK, from the exons atGGCGCTGATGGACGAGATCAAGGGTGCGCTCGCGGAAGCCGATCCATTCGCCAGCTGGTGGCCATTTGTAGTCGCggccatcgtcttcgtcgtcggtaCCGTGAG AGCATACATGGGGGGGCAGCAGTGTCCGAACGGTAATGCCATACCgggccgggtggtggtggtgaccggtGCATCCGGTGGCATCGGTAGCGAGGTGTGCCGGGAGCTGGCCCGACGTAATGCCCATCTGGTGCTGGCCTGCCGCAACCCGGCGGaggcggagcagcagcagcagcagacccagCTGGCCGAACTGCGTCGCCTCGGTGCGTCCGGTGCGGAACTGCTGGCCCTCGATCTTGCCTCGCTCGACAGTGTGCGGCAGTTCGCGCGCCACCTGCTGGCCAAACACCGGGCGATCGATGCGCTGGTCAACTGCGCCGGTGTCATCTTCCAtccaccgggcaccaccgTCGATGGGTTCGAGCCGCACCTGCAGTGCAACTTTCTGGCGCACCTGCTGCTGAcacagctgctgttgccgggGCTGGCCCGGGACGCCCGGCACGGTCCCGGTCGGATAGTGAACGTGGTGGCGCACGGGTACACGGCGGGCCGGGTCGTCGCGCACGACGATCCGCTGAACCAGCGGCacccggtcgccggtcgggATGCGTTCGCCCACTCGAAGCTGGCGATCGTGCTGGCGAGTAGGGCGCTGGCGGGGCGgctaccaccggccaccaccacgatcaacTGCTGCACACCGGGGCTGGTGCGCGGGACGGGCCACCTGCGCCACTCGCCCATCATGCGGGCCCTTTTCGCCCGCACCCTCACCTACCCCTGGATGTGGCTGTTCATGAAGAGCCCGGTCCAGGGTGCCCAAACGATCGTACGGCTAGTGACGGATCCCGCCCTCAACGGCCACACCGGTGGCCTCTACAA TGACTGCGAACCGGTGGAGCTATCCGAGCTGGCGAAGGACGAGCAGCTGGCCGAGCGGGTGTACCGTGCCGCGCTCGAAGCGGTTGGACTGTCggaggggggggagaaggaggagcagaaacCTACCAGCAGCAAGTAA